Proteins co-encoded in one Stutzerimonas stutzeri genomic window:
- the rmuC gene encoding DNA recombination protein RmuC yields the protein MPLDPLYLSAGLGALCMLLAAAAAVMQGRLSRQQAELSLLDERLSQALMAQEGLGAQLETSRLEHAELQASRAALQAEAAVLRRETEWLQTQRLETRELIDDLQAERDAQQAELRALSAAHAAVNAELNEQQKTHEQRLEDLQRARDELRAQFAELAGKIFEEREQRFADASQERLGQLLDPLKERIQAFEKRVEESYQHEARERFSLAKELERLQQLNQRLGDEATNLTRALQGQKTQGNWGELVLERVLEHAGLEKGREYHTQVSLKSADGERFQPDVLIQLPGDKQVVVDAKVSLTAYQALTCAEDEASRALALKQHVLSLRNHLKGLSLKDYQRLEGLQSLDFVLLFVPIEAAFAAALQGDPELFQDAYSKHIVIVSPTTLLATLRVIDSLWRQERQSQNAREIAERAGALYDKFAAFIQDLDEIGSRLQQLDKAYIGARNKLTDGRGNLVGRAEQLKLLGARASKRLPVDWLERAGADTPLEQAED from the coding sequence ATGCCCCTCGATCCCCTCTATCTATCAGCCGGGCTAGGCGCGCTCTGCATGCTGCTGGCCGCGGCGGCGGCGGTGATGCAGGGACGCCTGTCCCGGCAACAGGCCGAGTTGTCGCTGCTCGATGAGCGGCTGAGCCAGGCGCTGATGGCTCAGGAAGGTCTCGGTGCCCAGCTGGAGACCAGTCGTCTGGAGCACGCCGAACTGCAAGCCTCGCGTGCTGCGCTGCAGGCCGAAGCGGCGGTGCTGCGCCGCGAGACCGAGTGGTTGCAGACCCAGCGCCTGGAAACCCGCGAACTGATCGACGATCTCCAGGCCGAGCGCGACGCGCAGCAGGCCGAGTTGCGCGCGCTGAGCGCCGCCCATGCGGCGGTGAATGCCGAACTCAATGAACAGCAGAAGACCCACGAGCAGCGTCTGGAAGATCTCCAGCGTGCCCGCGACGAGCTGCGCGCGCAGTTCGCGGAGTTGGCCGGCAAGATCTTCGAGGAGCGCGAACAGCGGTTCGCCGACGCCAGCCAGGAGCGTCTCGGGCAACTGCTCGATCCGTTGAAAGAGCGTATCCAGGCGTTCGAGAAGCGTGTCGAGGAGAGCTATCAGCACGAGGCACGCGAGCGATTCTCGTTGGCCAAGGAGCTGGAGCGGCTGCAACAGCTCAACCAACGGCTGGGCGATGAGGCGACCAACCTGACCCGCGCCCTGCAGGGCCAGAAAACCCAGGGCAACTGGGGCGAGCTGGTGCTCGAGCGGGTGCTCGAACACGCCGGCCTGGAGAAGGGTCGCGAATATCACACCCAAGTCAGCCTGAAGAGCGCCGACGGCGAACGCTTCCAGCCCGACGTATTGATCCAGCTGCCCGGCGACAAGCAGGTGGTGGTCGATGCCAAGGTCAGTCTCACGGCCTATCAGGCGCTTACCTGCGCCGAGGACGAGGCCAGTCGCGCACTGGCCCTCAAGCAGCATGTGCTGTCCTTGCGCAACCACCTCAAAGGCTTGTCGCTCAAGGACTATCAGCGCCTCGAAGGTTTGCAGAGCCTGGATTTCGTCTTGTTGTTCGTGCCGATCGAGGCCGCCTTCGCCGCCGCCTTGCAGGGCGATCCGGAGTTGTTCCAGGACGCCTACAGCAAGCACATCGTGATCGTCAGCCCGACGACATTACTTGCCACGCTGCGGGTGATCGACAGCCTCTGGCGTCAGGAGCGGCAGAGCCAGAATGCCCGCGAGATCGCTGAGCGCGCCGGCGCGCTCTACGACAAGTTCGCCGCGTTCATCCAGGATCTGGACGAGATCGGCAGCCGCTTGCAGCAGCTGGACAAGGCCTATATCGGTGCGCGCAACAAGCTCACCGACGGGCGCGGCAATCTGGTTGGCCGCGCCGAGCAGTTGAAGCTTCTGGGCGCGCGGGCCAGCAAGCGTCTGCCGGTCGACTGGCTGGAGCGCGCCGGCGCCGACACGCCCCTCGAGCAAGCCGAAGACTGA